Part of the Kwoniella shivajii chromosome 1, complete sequence genome, TCTCTTGTAAGTTGTCCTTCAAAAAAAAATTACTCACGCCGGATTCGCTCTTTGCAGTTGATCAACCATAAGATACTGATTAAATTGAAATTGGATTTTAGCATTTCGTCATTGAACCATTGATCATTTTGCCTAAGTTGAGACAACATTCCGTTCCTCTCATACCTAGCGTAAGCGACCTTCTCATTCATCACAAATCTGGCCGTACATTCAATCCTTTTACTAATGCGATAGAGGCGGTCCCTTGATTTGATATGTAGCTATTATACCTCCTCACCGTACTTTGTATAGGGTATGGTGGTATTGACGCTTTGAATAGAGCTGGTAAGTACAACCTTCATATTTTGTATCAATGGTGATCCCTCTTTTCACGCACCGTCTCGACACCAAGGAAACAACCTAGCTAACATAAGATCACAATAAATACAGTTATCCAAGAAAGGATCAAGCTCATCCATTCACAACATACAGAAACCAGGAAGGGGCAGTGAATGGAGCATTCTATCCTTACAAAAAGTAACGAAATCAATCACACATAGTGTAGGCTAAAGGGAACATTGAGGACATGAGACATGTAATAACAATTGACTAGTAATCATTTATAATGACTGTGTGATGCGTCTCACGTATATTTATCGATTCCCGATGAATGATGTGCATAGTACAACAATCCGCCTGATAGTAATTCCTGAGCCTATTATCCCCTACTAATCTTTATCATGTTTGTTCAGTCATCCGTATCAAGTATCGCCCGATTCTCTTCGTCTGTTGTCCCGACCTGTGCATGGCACGCCTTCGTGTACGCAGACGAATTGTCCTTCGTATCCCTTCCAGCAACCTTCGTGTTCAAGAGATCTTCGGAATCATGTTTACTCATACAACGTGTCTAAGAAAGTTTCCGCCAATTTACCCACGACATGCGGTCCAACACTAGTTTGTCCTAGACCTATTAAACCGATCAATTTGGTTATTAATTAGCTGAAAGACTTTTTGCATTGATTACAGATTGGGAGACTCATTTACCATATAAAGCTACTAGATcacctttttgatcttgaggagaagctttgacttctttgacGACTTCAGATAGATCGTCAAGTAACTTGTCCACTTTACCAGCACTTAATCTCTGCGATATTGTCATCAAGACGAGAACTGGATCAGCTAATGATCCTTTTTCCGTACGATACTGTGCATTGCGCTTTCAATTGTGTTGAGAACTTCCACTCACAGTGAAAGCCATATGTAATCCACCTACTTCACCGCCTAAGGCACTTAGATGCCAACCTTTCTTAGACATACCATCACCTATCGCATAAACGCTCAAAGTCTTACTTCCAAAAGCTACAACTGAAGCTTTAGGATCACCTAATACGTATAAATCATCTATGAATCTTGTTCTCAGGCCATTGAGAAATGTCCGGGATGCCGTTACTATCTCTCGACAAGATTCCGTGTATCCACTATATGCAACaatacatcagctttggTCTAACGAAGAGACACGATCGAAATTCTGCGAACAAGCTACACAGACTCACTTTTCTCCCATGTAATTCAGAACCGCCCAAGCTCCAGCGAGGATAGATCCAGGTCTGGACGCATACTACATTAGTGACTCGCTTAAGTGAATGGCTTACACGTCcttgacttaccttgatcCAGCCATTGACGGACTAGCATATACACCACCTTCCCAATCGGTCATAACGTAGTATTGATATCTTCGCAGCTCTGGGGAGTGGTACATAATAACAGAGGAACCTATACTCCCAGTGATCAGTCCAAAAAGCTCGAATCGTCAATCGAAGTGGGATCGAGGCGACACAAACCTTTAGGACAGAAAGCGTATTTATGCTAATTACACAGGATAATCGTCAGCATATTGGTAGTGATAAAAGCAGGCAAGAAGAAAACTCACGGTATCACAACTGATACTGGTTACGCCCTTCAACCTGAAATCGAAAGGTTCAATATCTATTCCAAAGCCCGCTTTTTCCATGAATGGCATGATGAATGAACCCAAACAGCAATCAACATGCAAACCGatattgttcttcttcgctaGAGCAGCGAGAGCCGGTATGGGATCCTACGATGGCTCTGATCAGGTTCATATCCAATGTAATGAGGCAAAGAATGAACTTGCAATAGCTCCATCTGGGAAATTCGGTGCCGAACCAACGATCATGATGGTATTTGGATTACTGcaatcttgatcatcaaaagattcCCCAAACTAGCTCCAAGCATGATTACGTACATAGCTCGTCTCATAGCTTTCACATCAGCTTTCCTTGATTCTTTGTTTACAGGTATTATATGAagcttgatcttgaaataTTGTGAAGCTTTCCAAAATGCGGCATGTGCAGATGATGGGATTATCCTATAACATGGTATTAGATGATCCTGATGTAATTGCGACGGACcaaatggtgaagatggtacaTACATTTCAGGTCTTGTTATTCCTTTTGTCTCTCGTGCCCAATCCCGATATGTCTTCACCGCCATTAATATTGATTCAGTACCGCCAGATGTAGCTAATATTAACCTTAGTATATTGAATCTACGATCTTATCTTAGGCGGTCATACTTACTTGTACCAGCACCATTTGGTCCGTTAAACCTGTGATTGAGCAGTATAAGCTAGATATCTTATCGAGAATGACAAAATATTCACAGGTTTAACACCATGCTAACTAGCTCGCTTTCCATTTTCCTGACTCCTGGGAAAACATCAGGATGAAGTGGATTCGAGACGACAAATTTAGCCATAGCTTCGTTTATAACTTGATTAAGTTCTTCTCCGCCCTTTGGATTGGAGTGGTGAGCTGATACCCATCCTTTTGCAACGCAAAGTTTCGATCGACGTACATGGTATACTGCTCCTGATACTCTACCAGCATCCACATCGCCTCTTTCTAATTTCTTCAGATTTGACCATTCACTTTCTAACCAatctctacttcttccttgttctGGTAACTTCCTCACTGTAGTAAGAGTGATTCCATCTGGATATTTCGACGGAGCTAATTTCTCTCGAAGCTCAGAAGCGGCTTTACCTAATTCTAAACGCAGTTGCTTTTTCGATGATGGCAGAGAAAGCATTATACGAACAACAAACTGCGTCGTACAATGTTACCATtagatcaggatcaaatttAACAGAATCACAAGTACAGAATACGTATTAGCTCACTGATTGCATGATGTTTTGAATTTGTTTCGCAGTTCCCAATATACCTCTAGCTCGAACATGTCGATATCCATCAAGGAACACATATCTCAGTAACCAATAAATTACAGCGATCCGAGCGAGATTGTTAAACCGTTTGATATATGGCTCAGCACGATTTTGTATTCGCCATACACTGGTCGAAGGTATAGGTGACATGTTGTAAATTTGATATTTGCCACCCAGGTCGATGAATCGATGTAAATCTGAATGTTATATAACCAAATGATAAAGTTTAACTCGAAGTGTTTTTGAAAATGTCAACGTTGTCAGCTGCTTATGCTTATTATATATACCCCCATTCTCAAAGGCACTTGTCGTCCACGTGGtaagcagatgatgattcataGTGTATGACGTGCCTGATCCCGATTGCTGAACCGATCAACATGAGAGCAGAAAAACCATATTGGTAAAGAACGATCGAAATATTATGAATATGAAAGGCAATTCTTTCATATAGGTAATAACAGCAATGCCTGAACTTCCTGGTGAGTACCTCGATCATTGAGAAGAGTGTTCTGCTAACTTTGTGATTTGagcagaagttgaaagagcTCGAAAGCTCATCCAGGAGACATGTAGAGGATACAAGATTAAATCGGTAGATTCGGTAGAAGATAAGATCGTATATAcaggaggagatgatcaCAGCGCATTTGTGAGTATACCTGGACCTGACACAATCCACTGCCCAAGGTAATGACACAACCTTGGTTCTTCCCTATGTAGGCCAAGGAAATTACAGGACGAACTATAACAGGTTGCGAGAGGAAGGGCAAGACGTAAGTGTATCGGCGTATCACAAAACGTTTCTTAGCTAAATTTGAATCGGTCAAAATACGTAGATTCTGGATGACACTTGCTGGTAAAGGAAGATTACCAGTCATGCACTTTGGTATGACAGGTATGATCCAGTTGAAAGGTCAAGAACCTACATGGTACAGAAGAAGACCTAAAGAAAACTCAAATAATTGGCCGCCAAAAGTGAATTGAATCAGTCAGGTCATCACGCAAGTGTAGAGAACGAAACTAATTACCCTTCAAATCAATAGTTTCATAAATTGTCAGTGCACATTGACCGCCAGCTCGATATTATTTTATCGCTTATTACGATTAGGTTACAGTGTACTTAAACTTGAACCTCAAGAAGGATCAGTAGGCGATGAACCTGTAGAATTAGCTTTCCTAGATGGTACGTATCCCCGAACACGAATGATGATCTGCGGTGAAGAGTAATAATGTGATCACCGATGGGAATAGGAAGAAGACTTGGACGATTGAGACTTCTACCTTCTCCCGTCACTTCACATCCACCAGTATCAGCTCTGGGATTTGATCCAGTCCTCTCACATCCTTCGTTCGAAGAGTTCCAAGAACTAATAGCGAAGAAAAAGGGGACGGTGAAGGGTATGATTATGGATCAAGCCTTTAGTGCAGGAGTAGGAAATGTAAGCTCATGCAGTTATTCCGCTTTCCCGTTCAAATGCTAATTATCGCTTTTATAGTGGGTAGCAGATGAGTAAGTCATAGCGCAATCTTGAAGATATAGGCGTCCAAACTAAACTATGAAACGTACAGAGTACTTTATCAAGCTCGTATACACCCGTCATGTCCTGTCAACCACTTATCATCTCAGAACATTAAAGATCTTCATTATCAGTTACGAGCGGTACCTTTAAAGGCTGTAGAAGTTAATGCTGACTCTCGACAATTTCCTGAAGATTGGTTATTCCGTTGGAGAtggggaaagggaaagaaacaagctaaaggtaaaaagaaggCTGAAGATGCGGAAGGaagtgatggtgaaggtggagaagatacCAAACCTCCTGGAAAAGATTTTCTTGCTTTGGTAAGCCTTCAGCTCCCCTTGCTGAATGGCAGTAGGAAGCTATTCACTAACGAGCCGAATTATAGCCTAATGGTAAACCTGCAACAATTGTATATGTCGAAGTTGGAGGTAGAACAACAGCGGTAGTGGAAGAATTGCAGAAGATGCCTGAAGGCGTAGAGATCAAACCGAAGATAAGTAAAGGTGGGAAAGGTAGTCAAAGTAAAAAGCGAccaaaaggagatgattcaGTGAGTTGACGTTTGAATACTACGAAATTGGACTTGAAGTTCTAAGTCTTGATGGCTAATTCCATGGTAGGACAATGGATCGAGTGGTCTTtcatcggaagaagaagtaacTACGCCTGTAAAAGCTACTACAGCTAGACAGAGGGGTTCAGCAAGTAAAAAGGTCAAATCTGAGGTTAAGACAGAAATAGAGGACGGGCCACTGCGcaaggtaagtcatctcTCTCACAAGTGATCGTTGAACAGCTACAAGGGATTCCTAAGCTGAAAATACAAGTTCTTCTCTTCGCCTATATCACTTCATCCGTTCAATCGATACTGTAATCCATGGATAATCGTACCATTCCCGCACCCAGTCTCAAAAGGTATCGAAGGGAACCACTCCATCTTCTGGTCGAAAAGccaatgggaatggaaacTCAAAACCTGTCAAAAAAGAACCTACTTCTATCACCAAACCCCGAGGATCGCGAGGGAAGGCTACCAAAATAGATTTGGATGGAGAGGATTCGTCAGGTTTATCCGATGCGCCTTCTGAGAATGAACTGTGATGACCACATTTCTAGTGGCCTAAACGGCAATTACACTTGTGTGGAACCTTTGAAATGACATCTGATTCTCGACTAAGGGAAGTTATCGAACCCTTTCGAGCGGAACAATACAATAAGCTATACTACATTATAAATAGGACGGCTTTTACCTCTCAAGCGATGAACAAGGCTTTTTCCTATGTTGTCTCGCTGTGTAGGACAGCATATAAAGACCGGCGGAATCACTATCATTTGTCGCCCAGAACTGTTCTCGTTccgtttttcttttttgagGCGAAGGTCTTGGCAGTGCCTCAAAGTGTTGTGCTGAAAGCAAGATCCGGCCGGTTGTGAACCTTAACCGGACTGACCACTTCCTCGAACTTTCGCCAATTTCCTTTCCAGTTTTGTCTCTCATTTTGATTCTATTTGCGTCGTGAGCCATGTCTCATGCTTGCTCCCTGGGATAAAAATTTTCACAAGTGTTCTGGCGCATGAGGCTGTAGTTAGGGCTCCCGGCACGTTTCATGGTCCGATAGGCCCTGACAATCCGATATCGATGGGGTCAGACCACCACCCACCTTGAAGCAATCATGGACCTTTTTTGACAAGTTTATGTCATTGCCGATCCAGAACCCGAACAATCACAGCCGAAACAAGTCCATGCTTTGAAGTGAATTTGAGCTAAACCCACACACACGTATACAAATCACAACACACACACAGATGGGAGATATGGTGAGATTCAGGCACTAGCGCTAAAATATCGAATGGAATGATCATCATTGCTGACTGATCTTGATGGTAACCAAGCTTTCTTTTGAAGGATTATAAGAAATATGGGAAGATCAATCCCAAATCCTGACACTGTTTGATGGCTGTAAGGGAGTTGAACGGTGTCatatgatggtgatgataatgaagtAATTCATGTTGAAACCAGAAAACTTGTTTCAAGAAAGACGAGTCTAAGCTAAACTTGACGTGAAACTCTCTTTCATATGATCGCATTCCAGACATATTGCTAGTACTCATGTGCGAGGGTATAAAGAGAGCTGGATTGAGCAAGGCTGTACCCTGTCTGAGATTGTATGCATCATCAGACTTTCCATACCAGAGATCCAGAATCCAGAAGTATGTAAGCTAAATAGCATgagaaaaaaaggaattCAGCAGAAACTGAAGGAAGGGTTTCATTTCTTTCgattgttttttttttcttctttctttctttctccttcttcgtttTTTTGATAGTATGATAGTTTGATCAGTGAGTTCCCTTTGGGTttaaagggaaaggaaaaaagcCAAAGCGAAACAACACACACGTCAATGATTACATGTATCAAATAATCTCACATCAGCTCACGAGGATCAATATTGTCTTTCTCCATATTTGACTCGaacttcttctacttcttcttcatcctcttcttcttccatctctgttcttttccccttttcgtgcagcttctcctttttttccccctttctcGCTTTGATTGAAGGTAGGTAGCTCATCGCTCTCATGGTTCTCATTAAGCGATAAAGAAAACACAGATACGGAAAGGACCCATCATTAATCTGACGTTATTAATGACTAGCTCCGAACATCATTCGACCTTattccattctcatctgaACCATTCTTACGATATCTAGTGGTATTAAAGTAAAGTACCATTCGAAGAGTAGAGTGTGGTAAGAAAGCTGTCCTCCTATTGCAGTAAGTCGGTATTTCCACGTTCATTTCCATTCCTCCTCCGGCATATCAGACTCTTGTTCCAGTTATTCTTTATGGTTTCATACTGTCAACGAACTTGATTACGCACAGACCTACCAGGCACTCCTTTTGAACCCTACCATCTGAATAACAGAGTATGTATCCCTCAGAATCCGAAGAATTGACAATCTATATCCACTCTCAGTCCTGTTTTTCCATCAACGTTGGactccatctcttctttccttccttttctttttcttatttctatcttctcctttttcactGAAATCTCCCCTTTTCCCctctatcttcatcatctactcaCACTCTGTCATCCTATATTGTCTTATCCTGCAAAATACATCAACTCTGACGCACACCAGCTCGACTCTAGACATTCCTCACCTCCCTCGTAACCTCCTTCAATTACCACCCACCGGCCTGATCGACAACCGCCCTCACTACCcatcctctttttcctcaTTCTCCTACGAATCGCCCATCATGAGTTCCGATCTTGATAAAGGCCCGTACCCAGACGGCAACGACTCAAACATGAATTGCTCATATAACGGAGGAATTCCTCGGGCTCtaaatggaaaaggaaagaaagtcgAAGATGTAAGCTACAATCGCCCTGTTTCTTCGCCACTTCAAAGGCAAATTGCTAACATTCTGTGAGAACAGATACAAGATTTGGTTCactctctttccctttctggACCTAGAGATACAGAAACCGACGATGATCCATCCCGTCGTCAGTTCTCACTTTATCACTCGAAGGAAACCTTTAACCCTTTCGGAGATGCCAAGGAAGAAACCCGAAGCATCTCTTCATTTTTCCATCAGCTCTATCCCATCAACACCAATCTTGACCACAATGGCATTCCTTGGAGAAGGAATCACAGAGCACGAcactcttcctcttcctacgattcaaaagaagagaaagacgacAAACCTCTCCCAATCGGAACAGAAAGAAAACTTGCTATCCTCGAAAGATCTAGCTCCAATCAAACCTCGAACAGGATAGAGACTACTGCCTCATCTTCAAGGATCGCTCAGCCTCAAGCTCATTCCAGCTGGGCACAAGCTGGTATGGCTCTTTCCTCTCATATTGATGGGGAAGGAACTTTCCGAGACCGTGGACATAAAAGAGAGACTTCGATGgatggtggagaaggaaaaTGGAATCGTCACAATCCCTTAACTTCCCCAGCCGGGACACGACGGAATGATATTGATTACAATCGACCCACTCATCTCGGCATGACTGAGTTCCTGCCCTTCAACCTTGAATCTGCGTCGCAAAACCTTAGGGTAAGTATTACCTTTGCAACCGTCTGAGCTAAACACCGCTAATCCAACGTCCTTCTCCAGTCTCGAAATGCATCATCTCCTAATGCTACTGCTGGTCCTTCCAACCATTCAACCCAAACCGTCGGAGAATACAGCTTCTCTGATCTTGTCCTCACTCCAGGATTCGGTGGCTACGCGTCCACTCCCATGACCGACAAGCATCGAAGGATGATGAGCTTGAATTCCCCTCATCCGGTCAGTGACCATCAGATTCATTCTTCCACCACCTTTGAGGGTTCAGCGTGTCGCCCTCCTACCAGGAATGCTCAGGAGATTTTGGAGCAAAACCTTGTCAAccaaggaaaaagaaggtcTAGTGTTCCAGCATCCAGTTTGAATCAGCGAATGAACCGGGGCCCAGTTGTCCCTGTTCCCGATCCAAGGAACAGTGACGAAAGGACCAGTCTCTCGCAACAATTTTCGATTGGAAATGCGACTTTCGGCCCTGATTATGGACAAATGAGGTATGGCTCCCCAGATCATACATACCAGAATTTCTCTTCCGCCACGCACCGTGACATAGGATTGGAATCAGCCAGGACTTCTCTCGAAGATCGAAGTACTCTGAGCACCACCCAATTCAGCAATACTGGTTTCCTTCCAGCCCACTGGGCTCCTGGCCTTGACTTGATTCCCCGAAACCCCAGTCCCTTTGCCCCGGGTGATTGGAGTGAGTACAGAACCACcgttcatcattcatttgCTAAAAATTAATATTCAGGATGTCCACAACCTTGGTGCGATTATCATAACTTCCAGCGAAATTCTGAATGTCGAGCGTGAGTATTCGGTCCACAAAGATTTTGAATGTTGTCCGTAGCTAAATCGTCCGCATTGATGGTAGGTGTGGACATTCTCGACCGTGGGAGGTACAAGTGAGTTGTGGCTCCTGCTCACTGTCAACTTTCTGATCAGCATTCTTAGCCTCAAGCGCCGACCATCATCAGCCCTCCTCTTGGTTCATTCGGGGACTGGCGTTGTGACTGTGGCTATATCAGTATGTACGACTGTTTGTGCTCGCTATTTCTGGGTGCTAACATCATCTGACAACAGACTGGCGTCGACGATCTATGTGTAAAAATTGTCATCCAGAGCATCATCTTAACCAAGGTGATTTCTCTTGGCTTTGCATGTTTTCCGCCTTAACAACTGACCAAAGGTGTACTGTAGACCGACCAGCTATTTCGTTGCCACGACAGCCTCGAGGTATCAACAATCTTGCTTTAACTACTAATGCTATAGGTTCCAGCTTCCACCAAAATaatgatcaacatcatcgcGTCAGCCAGTCCAATTTGATCTCTCCCATGAACGGACGTCACGCTCTGTCCGCTTATGGTGAAGAGGGTTATCAAGGTTCCGGATTATCCGAATGGAGAGCAAGATTCTAATGCTCTATATCATGTGAGTCGACCACTGCAGACAGCTAATATAGTATTGCACGCTGATTTCTTAATACACTGTGGCACCAGAATACTTGTAACGATGTTAACggaggaaaggaaaacaacGAAATGTCAATGGATATAATTAAAAGGAGGAACGGATGACATTAGCATATCGGAAGTAAATGGAGAGTGTaagaaacaaacaaaaaCAATATCCCAATAATCTCTTGCAAACAGAGACACCAAAAGTAAACGCATCACACTCAATTCGGCTTCATTCTGCCAtttccaatttcaatttcgCTTTCTTtcgatcactttcacccTCAAATTTCCAAAATCGCCTCGCCCTGCCGCCAATCTTTCTTACTTCTATCGTTCAAACCGCTGCTCCATCTCATCACTGACCTTTCAATTATTATGTTTATTTTTCACTACATGGACGCCATACACGTTTCACGTTTCACTGCCAAGCCCTtcgaacaagatgaattcacCAATCTAGCCGAAGACTAAACTCGTACATCATGTTTTACCAACTACTCTCGGAAGCCAAGGACTCTATGCAGGAAAAGAAGGTGGGCTGATATCATTATGGATTGCGGGGAAAGGATGTGAGGAGGAAAGGGGAGAGAAGCTCAATTTACATACTGTTATGTTCTGGATCAGGGGTTGTATGTATGGCAGGTATGAGTTACTATTTAATCTATTTCATTTCGAACAATCGTTCCTGTTTTATATTCTATCGACATtttcatgtatatatgtcTTCGCTTTTGCAACGTTATCTCAGCACCAAGCAGACTGAATGTTAATATTCCGCTCAAATTTCATGTAACATGGAGACCAGCCACTGTGAACACTCGTGCCACTCAGCAAAGTATTCTCCTCAATTAGTATTGTCGAGATGACAAGGATATTATTATACGGGAGCTGGgcagagaagatgattttcaTTTGAATTCTAATTTTCTTCTACCCTTAAATGAAACAGATCTTTTGGTTGTATGAGCATGGTGGGGAATTTGGGCAAGTGGCGATGACCGACCGACGTTTAGCTCTATTTCAACGGAAAGTGACATCGGAAGATATCGCATTAACCTCACGCTATGACTCTGAACCCACCCGAAAGCAGTCGTTTTCCTTGCCACTTTAAAGTTCTTCTCTTCATGGGGGGCTTTACCAATTTAAGATTTCATTTTGGTGAATTGTGTTATTACGGGAGTTAATACCATTTTAGTTGACCTCTTTGACTTGGCGCTAGTACGACTGTAGGAGTGAGTTAGTCATTTCGGTGCTTTGCCCCTCCGATGACTAGTGTATGAGGGGGGTATCGGATGTTCCCCTCTGATGTTGTTGTATTGAGGGAATGAGTGTGAACGCACGTATCTGAACTTGCGCTCTTGGACCGATTACAGAAGAGTGCATGCATATTGCTTTCAAGGTGTTCTTCATGGTACCAGAATGTGAGCGGTCGTGACGATCCCATGCACTACTGACTGAAAAAAACGCGCGAGTTGAGTGAAAGATTAATGTATACATGGGTGATATTTTATATCCGTTCGTCATTTataaaaaggaaaatcaGAATGATATTATCTTACCCTtaaatctcatcttctcttctcctcctatGCCCAATAATTCCATCTCCCATTCAATTTCCCCCCATTtacattctcattctcattctcattctcatcgtactttttttttccatttcaatTCTAATTCTAATTCACAACttattgatcatcaattctcTCTGTCATTcgttttttggtttttttttattcaatttcttgggtttattcatcatcttttatcttcgtcttcactctatataccaataccaaaatcgcaaaaagaaggaaggaaaaaggtCTGATCGAtaccaagatcaaaaccTCAAAGGAATTCAGAGAGAATTAGGAAATTCCGAGGGATAGATAACCTTGAAAAATACGAATACAAAACGGAAGGAATTGTAGATCGATTCTTTAtatatcacatcacatcacaacACCACTTGTGAGTACAATCTCATCTCAGATCACCGGTGCATATTCAGAGGAGTAGATTCAGCTTGAGAGACTTGAGATGCATGCATATTTGCATCAGAAAAAGGGGGCAACAACATGTGAATGTTGTGATTTGACTACGCGTTCCCCTTTTTaactgaaaaagaagagatgggtCCGTGTGTGTGCTATACATCCAAAGTGATCCGTGCACCACTGGGTAATGACTGTTTGCTGTGTATCTCTCTCCCTGCGCTGTGACTATCTCAtctttgtttttgtttttgatctGGACAAGGATTCGATCAACCAACTTTCAACTTCCCACCCTCTTTCGTTCTTCtctcatcacctcttttatCTGAATGAACGAAAAATAATCTATAACTGATaacatcaatcttcttttgtcttcATTCGACAGTATTTATAACGCACCACAACAAATTCCAAAAAAGAGAACGAGTAACGAATATATAGAATAGATCATttgaaaggagagaaaaaaATAGCAATTTCGATTTGGGATATAAGGAGGTTTTATAATAACATCAAGCAAAACGACAACAGACCAAAAGTCTAAAGCATAAAACTGTAATTGGGTCACAAGACAAGGTTTCTTCTAATCGTAGAACAGACGGGGAAGAGTAAAAGGATAGAACTGTAAAGAAAGACAACTCGATTTGGTGGaatttgatcagcttacttGGAAGCCGTCAAAGGAAATTTTTCAAAATCGAATAAACAGTTTTCATCGCATCGCTATTACTCAATCTCCCTTTCGGTCAATACCTTTCACTCTCtactcctttcatcctcaGGTCTGTCGATTTTCAGATTGCTATCGTCAATACACAACGAATAACTGGAATCGGCAAGAAAAGGATAACAATAACAAGGAAACGCGCAGTCTTGTCGTTTTCCATTGAAATTtctcaaattcatctcaaaTACCACTCTTTGCCACCGACTTGTTCCCCTATTCTCGATATTTCCATTCAAGTGAATGATACACTCAATTATATCATTCTTCACCCATTCTTCA contains:
- a CDS encoding formamidopyrimidine-DNA glycosylase — its product is MPELPEVERARKLIQETCRGYKIKSVDSVEDKIVYTGGDDHSAFAKEITGRTITGCERKGKTFWMTLAGKGRLPVMHFGMTGMIQLKGQEPTWYRRRPKENSNNWPPKFHKFVLKLEPQEGSVGDEPVELAFLDGRRLGRLRLLPSPVTSHPPVSALGFDPVLSHPSFEEFQELIAKKKGTVKGMIMDQAFSAGVGNWVADEVLYQARIHPSCPVNHLSSQNIKDLHYQLRAVPLKAVEVNADSRQFPEDWLFRWRWGKGKKQAKGKKKAEDAEGSDGEGGEDTKPPGKDFLALPNGKPATIVYVEVGGRTTAVVEELQKMPEGVEIKPKISKGGKGSQSKKRPKGDDSDNGSSGLSSEEEVTTPVKATTARQRGSASKKVKSEVKTEIEDGPLRKSQKVSKGTTPSSGRKANGNGNSKPVKKEPTSITKPRGSRGKATKIDLDGEDSSGLSDAPSENEL